Part of the Chanos chanos chromosome 5, fChaCha1.1, whole genome shotgun sequence genome, TGGAGAGTCATGCTCACGGCCACACCCACGGCCACACCCACACGCCCGGCTCCGACTTTTCGCTGCAGATGGAGTCGTGCGTGAACCCTGTTCTGGACTACAGCGCTCAGATGGAGCGTTATCGCTCTTTCGCCAACTTCTACAAAACCAGTGCCGCCGCCGCAGCCGCTGCCGCCGCCTCGGGTACCGCCCCCTTCCCTCAGGCCGCCGCCAAGATCGCCCGCATCGCCACGCCCATATTCCCCAGCGCACGCCTCTCGGCCATGCCTGCTTGGCCCTGCGATAACGCCATGCTGTGGGGGCGCAAGCCGGCCGTTAATCCGGCGGTTAACGCCCCCCACCGGACTGCTATGCCCCGGGCCGAACCCGTGAACATGCATGAACATGGCAAACACGGCCCACCCACCGATTCTTCTCTACCCATGGCGCCTGACAACTTCCTCTCACAGTTGGGGGCAGAGCCATGCCGCGGCCTTCCAGTGCCAGGGGCGGAGTGCATGAGCCAGTTAAAGTGCCCACCGTCTGTCCCCGTGGCAGCAGCCACCAGCGCTGGGGAGGCAGAGCGTGGGGGGACGTTCAGTGGAATCCCACCGCTCGGGGGTCTCTCGCTGCCCCCGGGGGTGATTGTCATGACGACGCTGCACTCAGGAGTGTCGCCGGCAGCAACGGTGTCAGACAGCGCGTTCCAGATGGCCAACGCAGCGGGAGACTGTCAGCACGGCGGCACGGGGTCTTGCTCGGGTTCACCAGCTACGCTCAACACTGGTGGGGGCAACACTAATGGGGGCTGCGGTGGGAACGGAGCAGCCAAACGCAAGAGGAAGCGTTGTGGCGTGTGCGCCCCCTGCAGGCGACTTATCAACTGTGGCGTGTGCAGCAGCTGCCGGAACAGGAAAACGGGCCATCAGATCTGCAAGTTCAGAAAGTGTGAGGAGCTAAAGAAGAAACCAGGGACTATGTTGGAGGTCTGTCTTCCTATCtacttcttttttgttgttttctatcTGTTTCTCACATTCAGacatacaaccccccccccccccacccctctctccatcacaccccctcattttctctcaatgCTATAATTGGTCTCTGTTTGGCAGTGGGTTTGGACTACTGCCGAGCCTTGGCGCACACCCGTCTAATTACTCATCAGCCAATCCACCACAAGGCCAGTGaaagggagacacacacacacacacacacacacacagagagagagaaagagggagctgGCAGGAGGATACAGGAGGCGAGTAGGGTCATATCCCATACTACTCTCCAGTTGGCATCAAGCCACCAAACAGCTTGAAAAAAGGAGACTGCAAggtctatcacacacactcacacacacattaccgaGCACTGTGAATATTCAGTAGGGTGGGGAGttccagagaggagagatgaggcAACATACTGCAAGTTCTATGAAATACTCAGTCAGAGAAACAGCTTGGTCGACTTATCCTCTCTGCTGGGTATACCTAAACCTGACCAACGCTGACAGAACTTTCCCTGtcccagaaaagaaaaagtatccTGGACTACTAAATATAACTGAGTGGATGTTGGACAGATGTGAATGGTTGAGTGATTTCGCCTACTGTGATTAAGATGGGTTTTGGCATGGCTACAGTCCTGATCAATATAGCTCTAGGCAGCAAAGTCATCCATACTGTATTAGAGGCAGCTGGTTTACCAGAGAGATGTTTTTGCACAATTAATTACATACTGAAATGATAttgttaatttttaaatatcttGCCTGTTTATTCATGTTACCTGTCCTCGTGTCTATCATAAAATCTGTCATAAagtcctttcttctctctcaacttttgaaagacagaaaggtgTTATGGAAATGATGTGGTGTCATGAATGAGTAGATGTTGGTGTTTGGATGGAAATACACCAGTTTATAAGGAATTAAACATTTTAGGGTCCCGAAATGGTCAAGGGTGTATTTACGTAGACCTAAGGTAAATAGAgtcgtgtgtgtatatatgttttaattgtatttatcGTCTCTGATATTCAAATAGCTACAATGAGGTAATGGCATCCCTCAGGATGAACACTTTTGACCAAAACTGGATCGCTGCCTGAGACTTCTCAGCAGTCTTACagcacaatgtgtgtgtgacatgctCATTTAATCCCTGATTATTGTGTTCAGCCTACCCTTACtgcttttcctccctctctctctctctctcttctctccagttTTCACATTGTTCACACGCTCAGGTGCAGAGATACCATCACAATTCccacattttcagttttcattcatgagtccctctctctgatctgacaccttttctcttcctcacagCGGGCACCATCCGTTGGAGGAGCAGACACCTTCCGCTGGTTTTTCTGAGAGAACGATCCCAGGACCTGACCATAACAGAACTGCACAAAGACACTGATCAGATCTTTTCATACATACTCACCGAGGATCAGGAATTCATGCCCttatccaaaaaagaaaaggacctCTCAGATGGGCCGTGGCATGAACAATGTGAGCAGGAGAGTGCCAGTATTGTGGGCATCTTGCTCATAAGGTTAGTTTGAGAGACACTGCTGCCATTTCTCTGGCATTAAACCCCATTGTTAGTTCTGCTTGCCTTGATACGTATTTGTATCTGCCAAGATAGATTGATATTCCCATACCTCTACCTACCCTCTGTCCTGTAGCCTAACCCTAAAACTCACCCCTTCCTAGAATTCAAATGCCTTCCTTAAAACTCACTCTACGCTAACATCCAGTCAGCTCTTTTACCCAAACCCCCCAAACACTTCCTTGTGATTCTTCCTTAAAAATCACATAAACTTACTCTTGCCTTGCCCCTGATTCTGGATCTTTAAGCTTGCTGTCACAGGCGTGCAAGTTGGAGGCGTGTTTTTTAGACTCTGGtatttgttcagtgtttctctATGATTCAGCTCGATCCTACATCtcaacacaaaagacaaacgAAGCAAGGCAGCAATGAGCAGAacaagagaagaatgaaaagtggagaaacaaaagaaaatggaaggatgagagagacagagagagagagagagaacattgagGGCATCTTCTCCTGGGACAGATGGATCAGTAAAACTCTGAATTCAGCCCAAATCTGTGGGAATCTGCTCAGAAATAGTCATGGACTCATTTACAAACTTGTTTCTGGACTGTCGGATGGACTCTCGGTGGCCAGCGTCTTACCAGTGTCACAGAAATATTTGGAACCTTCTCACGGTTCTTACACTTATTGTTGCATGggtagaaaatgtgtttttggttttaatgataagtattaaaaaagaaaaaaaaactttgtacATTGCTGTTGTGACACCTTACTGTCTTGATTAATAAAAGACTGTTAGGAAAAGGTATTGGTCTGTCaatcaaatgacattttaaaaaaatctttggaTTGCTTAGGCTCTTTAGTGTGTTTTTCCTTATCATTTTAGCTTAGTAAAATGCACTGCATTTTGCATAAACATAAACTGCATAAGGACCAGATTTTCATTCTACACTGAGTTAATGGCAAAGGTAAAGCCACACAAAGTTAGTGTGGAGGAGTTTTAGGGCAGAGATGGGTGGCCATGGGAGAGCAGTGCGTTCATTGTTTGGTTGCATCATATCTCCTTGGATCTTCTTTCTGGGGACAACTGCCCCAGAGCATCGCTGCACTTTATTTAATTAGTACCATATACAACCCAGTGTGCTTTTAGCAACGACACCAAATTCACTTCATAGAAATCCAATGGGAAAATAGACTGTATTTTAAGGACTgagggtaaagaaaaaaaaaaaagatggcggTGGAATATTTCACTGCGAGACGTCTCACTGCAGATCATTGTACATGTCATCCTCTTATTGTAGGGGCCTCCATGACGATTCCCCTGTTGCTAGGCAACATGAATAACAATGACATGTAGTCCTGTGTGGGAGGgtttgagagagaaggatgCCTTTACTTCACTCAGCATCTGATtcaaatccagagagagagtgagtgagagtgtatgtgtgtgtgtgtgtgtgtgtgtgtgagtgagagagagagagagagagagcgagagagaggagacccctgcTGGTTGCTCATCTTTTGCATAAACCAAGGCCTTGTACTCTTGATTGCTGGTTTCTTTACATCAGGAATTTCGTCAGCTGATTTGAATGGCACATTGCAATTGCCTTAGATATGGGATAAGATTATTATAATAAACAATAGAATTGATATTGCTACAGTTATGAAAGAATAGTTTCAAATATGAACAATAACCCTGATAGCCTTGATGCAGTGCAGCTGACAACGCATATTCACCATCAATGATTCACTTCATCATGAAATCAgtagaaaaaaataacataacataacaaatATGCAACATATTACATTTTGCTCCCACAGAGGTGTTGCAAAAAAGAAGGCAAAACATGGGTTAAAATGGTAAACTATTAGACAACTACTTTAGGACTACTAAAAtcagtttttacacacacacacacacacacacacacacacacacacacacagacagaattaatTAGCACAGATTTTAAGACACATAAAGCCACCTAAGAAAATCAGAATGTAACTATTGATTTCTggtttcctcattttttttttctcatttttttcagtcactgcTCTCTTGGTCCCCATCTGTCAGCTGTCATCTCTGTCATGTCAAAAGGTTTGATGGTAAAGGTCACATCTCGCCATTTCCTGAAGTAAAGCTGTTTTCGGGTGGCACGGTCTTGAACTACAAAGCTTTCTATCTTCACC contains:
- the LOC115812462 gene encoding CXXC-type zinc finger protein 4 — its product is MSSGVCMESHAHGHTHGHTHTPGSDFSLQMESCVNPVLDYSAQMERYRSFANFYKTSAAAAAAAAASGTAPFPQAAAKIARIATPIFPSARLSAMPAWPCDNAMLWGRKPAVNPAVNAPHRTAMPRAEPVNMHEHGKHGPPTDSSLPMAPDNFLSQLGAEPCRGLPVPGAECMSQLKCPPSVPVAAATSAGEAERGGTFSGIPPLGGLSLPPGVIVMTTLHSGVSPAATVSDSAFQMANAAGDCQHGGTGSCSGSPATLNTGGGNTNGGCGGNGAAKRKRKRCGVCAPCRRLINCGVCSSCRNRKTGHQICKFRKCEELKKKPGTMLERAPSVGGADTFRWFF